In bacterium, the following are encoded in one genomic region:
- a CDS encoding OadG family protein, giving the protein MNNPYRVPVFTTIFNQKGVLMDTLIGQGLVLMLLGMGMVFSFLMLMIYIMNRLAAFFIRFGHHFPDATVTLAVTATGPCAEPEIAVILAAIRAKQRK; this is encoded by the coding sequence GTGAATAATCCTTATAGAGTTCCTGTCTTTACAACAATTTTTAATCAAAAGGGAGTTTTAATGGACACATTAATTGGGCAAGGACTCGTATTGATGCTCCTGGGCATGGGGATGGTTTTTTCCTTCCTGATGTTAATGATCTATATCATGAATCGGCTTGCCGCTTTCTTTATTCGTTTTGGTCATCATTTCCCTGATGCTACTGTGACTCTTGCTGTCACCGCAACGGGACCATGTGCTGAACCCGAAATTGCGGTAATACTTGCTGCCATCCGCGCCAAGCAAAGGAAATAA